In Symmachiella dynata, the following are encoded in one genomic region:
- a CDS encoding XDD4 family exosortase-dependent surface protein, translated as MSVLSRFLIAVVALGLLGSSAQAESFMFSQGTRAAQADFDVVGGNLQVTLTNTSAFDTLVPVDVLTALYFDILGNPSLSADSARVGAGSSIIYDRATSDVGGEWAYRQGIGSGALPDGQSYGISSTGMGVFGRWDIIGGQNLAGPVSPGGLQYGIASAGDNPATGNGGIRNTGGLIKNSAVFTLSSLPPGFSLDRIGNVRFQYGTSLLEPSFLPGIPQDALPAVPEPSSFVLLGIGAVGLGAFVRRRRRLLKPQNG; from the coding sequence ATGTCGGTGTTGAGTAGATTCCTGATTGCAGTCGTTGCACTTGGATTGCTGGGCTCAAGCGCCCAGGCGGAATCGTTCATGTTTTCGCAAGGAACACGCGCTGCGCAAGCGGATTTCGACGTCGTGGGCGGTAATCTCCAAGTGACACTGACCAACACTTCGGCATTCGACACACTGGTGCCGGTGGATGTGCTGACAGCCTTGTATTTCGATATTCTCGGAAATCCCTCACTCTCAGCGGATTCCGCACGTGTGGGAGCTGGCAGCAGCATCATTTACGACAGGGCGACCAGCGATGTCGGCGGCGAGTGGGCTTATCGTCAAGGCATCGGTAGTGGCGCACTGCCGGACGGCCAATCGTACGGTATTAGCAGCACGGGAATGGGCGTCTTCGGCCGCTGGGACATCATTGGCGGCCAGAATCTAGCTGGGCCAGTCAGCCCTGGTGGCTTGCAATACGGCATTGCCTCAGCAGGTGACAACCCCGCCACCGGGAATGGTGGGATTCGAAATACCGGCGGATTGATCAAGAATTCCGCTGTATTCACACTCTCATCGCTTCCGCCCGGCTTTTCCCTCGATCGTATTGGCAATGTCCGCTTTCAGTACGGCACGAGCTTGCTGGAACCGAGTTTTTTGCCCGGGATTCCGCAAGATGCCCTGCCAGCCGTCCCTGAGCCGAGTAGTTTCGTCTTATTGGGCATTGGGGCTGTCGGTCTGGGGGCCTTTGTTCGCCGCCGGAGACGGCTGCTGAAGCCGCAAAACGGCTGA
- a CDS encoding PEP-CTERM sorting domain-containing protein, with product MMGFTRVLAVGALAVIASSSVAHAESMLFMDNFIGHGMGELYTGPTSGDSIAPFTTNSSTNDGRVRLYGGGLLMDVDANGRYNLNEADLVLNLEDWENIRVTFNHRSYNDEVHGFAVDEDRVGGSGDQNAGQLNPFVDHSNADGVAVSVDGENFVPIWTPSAGESNSNWYGVEISSVDAAIAQALNLAGGNGSLSTVTFRLQQYDDYSKTTDGRGWDWVTIYGTEKPSGAPGVVPEPSSFVLLGIGAMGLVGYGWRRRKTRKAA from the coding sequence ATGATGGGGTTTACAAGAGTTTTGGCAGTCGGGGCATTGGCGGTCATCGCTAGTTCATCCGTTGCTCACGCCGAGTCCATGTTATTCATGGATAATTTTATCGGACATGGAATGGGGGAGCTGTACACCGGTCCGACGAGCGGGGACTCGATTGCCCCGTTTACGACCAACTCCAGTACAAATGACGGCCGAGTCAGGCTCTATGGTGGCGGGTTGTTGATGGATGTGGATGCCAATGGCAGATACAACCTCAATGAAGCGGATCTCGTCTTAAACCTGGAGGATTGGGAAAATATTCGTGTTACGTTTAACCACCGATCCTATAACGACGAAGTTCACGGATTCGCAGTAGACGAAGATCGAGTGGGCGGGAGCGGCGACCAAAATGCTGGGCAACTGAATCCGTTTGTCGATCACTCGAATGCGGACGGCGTGGCCGTGAGTGTTGATGGTGAGAACTTTGTGCCGATTTGGACGCCGAGCGCCGGTGAGAGTAACTCGAATTGGTATGGCGTTGAAATCAGTTCCGTCGATGCCGCGATCGCCCAAGCTTTAAACCTAGCTGGTGGCAACGGTTCGCTGTCGACGGTGACGTTTCGATTGCAGCAATACGATGACTATTCCAAAACCACCGACGGGCGGGGCTGGGATTGGGTCACGATCTACGGCACCGAAAAGCCATCAGGGGCTCCTGGAGTGGTTCCCGAACCTTCCAGTTTTGTCTTGCTGGGAATCGGAGCGATGGGGCTTGTCGGCTACGGCTGGCGTCGCCGAAAAACTCGCAAAGCCGCGTAG
- a CDS encoding Ig-like domain-containing protein, producing the protein MLFRDRSKSNTKLAAEASSLLARLVGHAIPRTPRRLPTLNKLRLGFQTLEPRLVMSSSLDLNGGMHTDDDATDHSAGCGCGCCAGGHLHGLDPIETTTTPDESGDGEQYPLASLPLLSSNPTASVKLYLDFDGHFESQWGAYSNITSPAFSIDGDYSSFSTAEIDAITEIWQRVSEDYAPFNIDVTTVEPDSFANGEAMRVVIGGNSSWYGGTVGGLGYINSFTDSIVNTVYVFPDHLAKNARYIGEAASHEAGHGFGLRHQSAYNGSGTKTHEYNPGGNGWAPIMGSSYYQTRSTWSDGTTYSANAYQDDMAVIARAANGFGYRTDDHGGLDSATTLSFTGNTASSSGIVEKMSDQDAFSFTAAAGQLTLELNVAEVGANLDSVLELRTQAGDLIATADPSNDFGATISTTVDGGNYVLVVRSTGEYGSVGQYTISATRAEQTTEIAISGESSVIEDETFTLQLEEVVEGASPIQSWTINWGDGTIQVVAGNSDSVTHAYTTGTGQFTIQVTATDGEETFEADNHVVNVIDPVPVLATSGATYVVEGNSFQLGLSAAGDGADSITHWTINWGDGTVQVVSGNPNSVSHVYTDGTTVVMIQASATNSYGTYAAASKSITVQNAAATLEISGSNTTQGGSTYTLGLFSTDSGNDTISHWTINWGDGTIEQINGDPSTATHSYANSDGQFTISATATDEDGTYSANNLIVEVVEETNPPLNFNSYSVNSYSQGQDIAGNASVGDGGSTLQLTGNVWKRINYDYTITVDTVLELEFSSLRASEISAIGFDTDLHHDQHRAFQLAGTDSWGLQDFRVPNTNDSEMVRIVIPIGQFYTGDVRYLFFINDEDVSNPNSVSTFSNVRVYESMRAHDDVFAADEADGSVTLDVLANDSKTTGVSDPLEIISVSQGSAGGTIVIANGGTNLLYTPAAGFYGTETFTYTMTDGMPNSESTGKVTVVVEAATSLSGEGEATVGENYVLRLDTRDGLAVSNWTVDWGDGTVQNIAGNPTYLTHTYQNSGRQHTITATAANGGTQYGSVSHSVDVEVVEVNFDQRPIRSYAGNQDAKGDASVEKDGNAVRLDGNVWKRISMPMTITSETVLEFDLRILREGEIHGIGFDNDWYHSSARTFQLRGTDTWGRQDFRTSSNTNGTVHYVIPIGEFYQGYVKYLFFVNDEDVSRPRSEVVFSNIRVYEHGPAPQEPAESAAPGASPQLVAADPLIPPSNGLAAILAEVDEQLMQVENYGQATAAEFTKPVSVSTLTHSMNQQSFSTFESWPVSQSSLGSSLLSSSIADELAANELFFALYDGMLD; encoded by the coding sequence CCCACGCTCAACAAGCTTCGACTGGGTTTTCAAACTTTGGAACCCCGTCTCGTCATGTCCAGCAGCCTCGATCTGAATGGCGGCATGCACACCGATGATGATGCAACGGACCATTCCGCTGGATGCGGCTGTGGTTGCTGCGCCGGTGGCCATCTGCATGGACTCGACCCCATCGAAACGACCACAACCCCCGACGAATCAGGGGATGGTGAACAATATCCCTTGGCCAGTTTGCCGTTGCTCTCCAGCAACCCCACGGCTTCGGTGAAATTGTATTTGGATTTTGATGGACATTTTGAATCGCAATGGGGCGCTTACAGCAACATCACTTCGCCGGCATTCAGCATTGATGGCGATTACAGCAGCTTTAGCACGGCTGAAATCGATGCGATTACCGAAATCTGGCAGCGTGTCTCTGAAGACTATGCGCCGTTTAACATTGATGTCACCACCGTCGAACCTGACAGCTTCGCCAACGGCGAAGCAATGCGTGTGGTAATCGGCGGCAATAGCAGTTGGTATGGCGGGACCGTTGGCGGATTGGGTTACATCAACTCCTTTACCGATTCGATCGTGAACACCGTCTATGTCTTTCCGGACCACCTTGCCAAAAACGCCCGGTACATCGGCGAAGCGGCTTCCCACGAAGCGGGGCATGGTTTTGGACTCAGGCATCAAAGTGCGTACAACGGCAGTGGCACGAAAACCCATGAATACAATCCCGGCGGCAATGGCTGGGCGCCGATCATGGGGTCGTCGTACTACCAAACCCGCAGCACGTGGAGCGACGGCACGACGTACTCGGCCAATGCTTATCAAGACGACATGGCAGTCATCGCCCGCGCCGCCAACGGGTTTGGCTACCGCACGGACGACCATGGCGGGTTGGACTCCGCAACGACGCTTTCCTTCACCGGCAATACTGCGTCGTCCTCGGGTATCGTCGAGAAAATGAGCGATCAAGATGCTTTCTCCTTCACAGCAGCCGCGGGGCAATTGACCCTGGAATTGAACGTCGCTGAAGTGGGAGCCAACCTCGATAGTGTTCTCGAATTGCGAACCCAGGCGGGAGACCTAATTGCAACCGCTGACCCGTCCAATGATTTTGGCGCAACCATCTCGACGACTGTCGACGGTGGGAATTACGTGTTGGTCGTGCGCAGCACCGGCGAATACGGCTCGGTGGGACAATACACCATCTCCGCCACACGTGCCGAACAGACCACCGAGATTGCCATCTCTGGGGAATCGTCCGTCATCGAAGACGAGACCTTTACCCTACAGCTTGAAGAAGTTGTTGAAGGCGCATCACCGATTCAAAGCTGGACAATCAACTGGGGCGACGGAACGATTCAGGTCGTGGCTGGGAACTCTGATTCTGTCACACACGCTTATACCACCGGTACAGGCCAGTTCACGATTCAAGTGACGGCGACCGATGGCGAAGAGACGTTCGAGGCCGACAACCACGTTGTCAATGTCATCGATCCTGTTCCAGTGCTAGCGACATCGGGAGCGACCTACGTCGTCGAAGGAAACTCCTTCCAACTGGGACTTTCGGCCGCGGGTGATGGGGCAGACTCCATCACACACTGGACCATCAATTGGGGCGACGGCACGGTCCAAGTGGTTTCCGGAAACCCGAACAGCGTATCCCACGTTTACACCGACGGCACGACGGTCGTGATGATTCAAGCCTCTGCGACGAATTCCTATGGGACCTATGCCGCTGCTTCTAAAAGTATCACCGTTCAGAATGCAGCCGCCACGCTGGAGATTTCAGGAAGCAACACCACGCAAGGCGGCAGCACATACACACTTGGTCTGTTCTCGACAGATTCCGGGAATGACACAATCTCGCATTGGACCATCAACTGGGGGGACGGCACGATCGAGCAGATCAACGGCGACCCCTCGACAGCCACTCACTCCTATGCCAACAGCGACGGACAATTCACGATTTCAGCCACAGCGACGGACGAGGACGGGACCTATTCGGCCAATAACTTGATCGTCGAGGTCGTCGAAGAGACCAATCCCCCATTGAATTTCAATAGTTACAGCGTCAATAGTTATAGCCAAGGGCAAGACATTGCAGGGAACGCATCAGTCGGCGACGGCGGCTCGACGTTGCAATTGACAGGTAATGTTTGGAAACGCATTAACTACGACTATACGATCACCGTTGACACCGTACTGGAATTGGAATTCAGTAGTCTCAGGGCATCGGAGATTTCAGCAATTGGTTTTGACACGGACCTGCACCACGACCAACACCGCGCGTTTCAACTCGCCGGGACCGACTCATGGGGATTGCAGGATTTTCGCGTTCCCAACACCAACGACTCCGAAATGGTACGGATCGTCATTCCCATCGGCCAGTTTTATACCGGAGACGTTCGATACCTCTTCTTCATTAATGACGAGGACGTTTCCAATCCGAATTCGGTCAGCACCTTTTCTAACGTGCGGGTCTATGAGTCGATGAGGGCTCACGATGACGTGTTTGCGGCCGACGAGGCGGATGGTTCCGTCACTCTCGACGTCCTCGCCAACGACAGCAAAACCACCGGAGTCTCAGACCCCTTAGAAATTATCTCTGTCAGCCAAGGCTCGGCAGGCGGGACCATCGTCATCGCCAATGGCGGGACGAATCTCCTCTATACTCCGGCCGCGGGATTTTACGGCACGGAGACGTTTACCTACACCATGACCGACGGAATGCCCAACAGTGAGTCTACGGGGAAAGTGACTGTCGTGGTTGAGGCAGCCACTTCGCTCAGTGGCGAGGGTGAAGCTACCGTCGGCGAAAATTACGTGTTACGACTCGACACCCGCGATGGATTGGCCGTGTCCAATTGGACGGTCGATTGGGGTGACGGCACGGTTCAGAATATCGCTGGCAATCCCACATATCTGACGCACACTTACCAGAACAGCGGCCGGCAACATACGATCACAGCAACGGCGGCAAACGGCGGCACGCAATATGGCTCGGTGTCACACAGCGTCGATGTCGAAGTCGTAGAAGTCAACTTCGACCAACGCCCCATTCGTTCGTACGCTGGGAATCAAGACGCCAAGGGCGATGCTTCGGTAGAAAAAGACGGAAACGCAGTCCGCCTGGACGGAAACGTCTGGAAACGTATCAGCATGCCGATGACGATCACCAGCGAAACGGTGTTGGAATTCGACTTGCGGATCCTGCGTGAAGGAGAAATTCACGGCATCGGATTTGACAACGATTGGTACCACAGCTCTGCACGTACGTTCCAGCTACGTGGAACCGATACCTGGGGACGACAAGATTTTCGCACGTCCTCGAACACCAATGGCACCGTGCACTACGTCATCCCCATCGGGGAATTCTACCAGGGATACGTGAAGTATCTGTTCTTCGTCAATGATGAAGATGTTTCCAGACCCCGCTCAGAAGTCGTCTTTTCCAACATCCGCGTTTACGAACATGGGCCTGCACCGCAGGAACCTGCCGAGAGCGCCGCGCCGGGAGCGAGCCCGCAACTGGTCGCTGCCGATCCTCTTATTCCCCCGTCAAACGGTCTCGCTGCAATCCTCGCGGAAGTCGACGAGCAATTGATGCAGGTAGAAAACTATGGCCAAGCGACTGCTGCGGAATTCACAAAACCTGTCTCAGTCTCCACGCTAACTCATTCAATGAATCAGCAGTCATTTTCGACGTTCGAATCATGGCCCGTATCACAGAGTTCTCTCGGTAGCTCTTTGCTCTCATCTTCCATCGCGGATGAGCTGGCAGCGAACGAACTATTTTTCGCTCTATACGATGGGATGCTGGATTGA
- a CDS encoding metal-dependent hydrolase: MANFRGHVTTSGVLGVGYGVGATMLGGFTPMQGALAGCLTAVGGMLPDLDLENSTPSRELFALTAAVAPLVLMPRLMHWGGGYEGAMFLAVVIYLVVRYLGATIVGKLTVHRGMFHSIPALFIVAELVFLGYRSDQASTRFLMAGAVAVGFLSHLILDEIFSVQFTGIRFKLAKSAGSALKFMGSNVFANLFSYALLCALTYGVLIEGGWMRSPVADEGRGLFQQVQRAAESLRR, encoded by the coding sequence ATGGCCAATTTTCGCGGACACGTCACGACCAGCGGTGTACTGGGCGTTGGTTACGGAGTGGGCGCCACAATGCTCGGTGGATTCACGCCCATGCAAGGCGCCCTCGCCGGCTGCCTGACTGCTGTTGGCGGCATGCTGCCTGATTTGGACTTAGAAAACAGCACGCCTTCCCGCGAGCTGTTCGCCTTAACCGCTGCCGTCGCTCCTTTGGTCTTAATGCCAAGGCTGATGCACTGGGGAGGCGGATACGAAGGGGCGATGTTTCTCGCGGTCGTGATCTATCTTGTTGTCCGCTATCTGGGCGCCACCATCGTCGGCAAACTGACGGTCCACCGCGGTATGTTCCACAGTATTCCCGCGTTATTCATCGTCGCAGAACTCGTCTTTTTGGGATACCGCAGCGACCAGGCCAGCACGCGATTCTTGATGGCCGGAGCCGTGGCTGTTGGGTTTTTATCGCACTTAATTCTCGATGAGATCTTTAGCGTTCAATTTACAGGAATACGCTTCAAACTCGCCAAATCAGCCGGTAGCGCGCTCAAGTTCATGGGCTCTAATGTATTCGCAAACCTGTTTTCCTATGCGCTGTTGTGCGCGCTGACTTATGGCGTGTTGATCGAAGGAGGCTGGATGCGGTCTCCCGTGGCTGACGAGGGTCGCGGACTGTTTCAACAAGTCCAACGGGCCGCCGAATCGTTGAGGCGCTAA